One Algibacter sp. L3A6 genomic region harbors:
- a CDS encoding acyltransferase, translating to MAALTYLWKNRSRHPFLSKNYLKSWAKRALNARQLFSRNLRRFKLTKKGALISKTAEVGEISLLGKKHNLIIGDFSFLGRVKIALHDKVDIGNYVCINDGVELLTASHDVQDPEWTQHSKPISIGDYAWVATNAIILPGVSIGAGAVIGAGAVVSKDVEPFSIVIGNPAIVLQKERNKNLTYNPCEFVAANRAWLY from the coding sequence ATGGCAGCACTAACTTATCTTTGGAAAAATAGATCGAGACATCCTTTTTTGAGTAAAAACTATTTAAAATCTTGGGCTAAAAGAGCTTTAAACGCCAGACAACTTTTTTCAAGAAACTTAAGGCGCTTTAAATTAACAAAAAAAGGTGCATTAATTTCTAAAACAGCGGAAGTTGGTGAAATTTCTCTTTTGGGAAAAAAACATAATTTAATAATTGGAGATTTCTCCTTTTTAGGTAGAGTAAAAATAGCACTACACGATAAAGTAGATATAGGAAACTATGTTTGTATTAACGACGGCGTAGAGCTATTAACAGCTTCTCACGATGTGCAAGACCCAGAATGGACGCAACATTCCAAACCAATATCCATAGGAGATTATGCTTGGGTTGCTACAAATGCCATTATACTACCTGGTGTTTCCATTGGTGCAGGTGCGGTAATAGGTGCAGGCGCGGTAGTGAGTAAAGATGTGGAACCCTTTAGCATCGTTATTGGCAATCCTGCAATTGTATTACAAAAAGAACGAAATAAAAACTTAACCTATAACCCATGTGAGTTTGTTGCGGCAAACAGAGCTTGGCTATATTAA
- a CDS encoding glycosyltransferase: MKVIVSNPVKQHTNKLCIALLKDNYLLCFFTSIWYKKDNTLIKVLLKTPLKKLIDSIFKKRFDISLPPKFVKQYPMHELFRQLKTKVPFYNNTELDSLYAENKFDLFVAKKIKKQKFNVFIGYEKSCLNSFKEAKSKNAITVLDLAQVHYKYIGYLRDRYPMFKSIQEDHIYNKAASIKQSEYNLMDHVITLSTFARDTMINYGIEKKKVHVVSLGFDPKSFSPKASYNLDKTAPIKLLFAGTMTKRKGVHLLFEAMERLENVELTLIGPMADARDIIENNKTKFKYYPFMHHEELANKFREADLLVFPSYLDSWAMIVLECMACGTPVIVTENTGSKDAVLQGGGKVIPVDDVDAIITSVKAYQNNRNLLKEDGLKAYDTAQNYTWDNYYEQLNTLIENISHAG, encoded by the coding sequence ATGAAAGTTATAGTATCTAACCCTGTAAAACAGCATACAAATAAGCTTTGTATTGCTTTACTCAAGGATAATTATTTATTGTGTTTTTTTACTAGTATTTGGTATAAAAAAGACAATACGCTAATAAAAGTGTTATTAAAAACACCTTTAAAAAAATTAATCGATTCTATTTTTAAAAAGCGTTTTGATATAAGCTTACCACCAAAGTTTGTTAAGCAATACCCAATGCATGAATTGTTTCGACAACTAAAAACAAAAGTTCCCTTTTACAATAATACAGAACTAGATAGTCTTTACGCTGAAAACAAGTTTGATTTGTTCGTTGCAAAAAAAATAAAAAAGCAAAAGTTTAATGTGTTTATAGGTTACGAAAAATCTTGCTTAAACAGTTTTAAAGAAGCTAAAAGCAAGAACGCTATAACTGTACTCGATTTAGCCCAAGTACATTATAAATACATTGGTTATTTAAGAGATAGGTATCCTATGTTTAAATCCATACAAGAAGACCACATCTATAATAAAGCCGCATCTATTAAGCAAAGTGAATACAACCTTATGGATCATGTAATAACACTTTCTACGTTTGCTAGAGATACCATGATAAATTACGGTATAGAAAAAAAGAAAGTCCATGTGGTTAGCTTAGGCTTTGATCCTAAATCATTTTCACCCAAAGCATCATACAACTTAGATAAAACAGCACCAATAAAGCTATTATTTGCAGGTACGATGACCAAAAGAAAAGGTGTCCACTTATTATTTGAAGCCATGGAACGTCTTGAGAACGTGGAACTGACTTTAATAGGCCCTATGGCAGATGCCAGAGATATTATTGAAAACAACAAAACCAAATTCAAGTATTACCCGTTTATGCATCATGAAGAACTTGCTAATAAATTTAGAGAAGCCGACTTGCTTGTTTTCCCTTCTTATTTAGATAGCTGGGCTATGATTGTTTTAGAATGTATGGCTTGTGGTACACCAGTAATTGTAACAGAAAACACCGGTTCTAAAGATGCGGTATTACAAGGCGGAGGAAAAGTAATCCCTGTTGATGATGTAGATGCGATAATCACATCTGTTAAAGCATACCAAAACAATAGAAATTTATTAAAAGAGGATGGATTAAAAGCCTATGATACGGCACAAAACTATACTTGGGATAATTACTATGAACAACTTAATACTTTAATAGAAAACATTTCTCATGCTGGTTAA
- a CDS encoding glycosyltransferase family 4 protein, whose protein sequence is MLVNFIFRKRGPSHNSIEELFASIIKNLPSDVEVNIVELPHGGASLKAIFLNIWHVLSLKGIIHITGDVHYIGIIPFKKTILTIHDVNSIIKGTSIRKFMFKTLWFTLPGLFVKKITVISKFSKQEVLQVIPWAKNKTEVIYNPVNPLIETKPKDFNAKQPTILHIGTKVNKNLENTIKSLQHIPCKLVIVGPLSKNDKDILELYKIDFLNYTNIAYKDIVALYQDCDLVSFVSLYEGFGMPIIEAQKTGRAIVTSQRASIPEIAGDSVCYANPLNIEDMQQAFKTIIENNDMRNKLIDLGFNNVEQFEVKKIASEYFNLYKKI, encoded by the coding sequence ATGCTGGTTAATTTCATTTTTAGAAAAAGAGGCCCTAGCCATAATAGCATTGAAGAGTTGTTTGCTTCAATAATAAAAAATCTCCCTAGTGATGTTGAGGTTAATATTGTGGAACTACCCCATGGAGGTGCTTCTTTAAAAGCTATTTTTCTAAATATTTGGCATGTTTTATCGCTTAAAGGCATTATCCATATTACAGGCGATGTGCATTACATTGGTATCATCCCCTTTAAAAAAACCATATTAACGATACACGATGTTAACTCGATTATAAAAGGGACTTCTATTAGAAAATTTATGTTCAAAACCTTATGGTTTACCTTACCTGGTTTATTTGTAAAAAAAATAACGGTGATCTCAAAATTTTCAAAACAAGAGGTGTTACAAGTTATTCCATGGGCAAAAAACAAAACAGAAGTTATCTATAACCCTGTTAACCCATTGATAGAAACTAAACCTAAAGACTTTAATGCCAAACAACCTACTATTTTACATATAGGTACTAAGGTTAATAAAAATTTAGAAAACACCATTAAAAGTTTACAACATATACCATGTAAACTTGTTATAGTTGGCCCGTTAAGTAAAAACGATAAAGATATATTAGAACTATATAAAATAGATTTTTTAAACTACACAAACATAGCATATAAAGATATTGTAGCCTTGTATCAAGACTGCGATCTTGTAAGTTTTGTTTCGTTATACGAAGGTTTTGGAATGCCAATAATTGAGGCTCAAAAAACAGGGCGCGCTATAGTAACGAGCCAAAGAGCTTCGATTCCTGAAATTGCAGGAGATAGTGTATGCTATGCAAACCCTTTGAATATTGAGGATATGCAACAAGCCTTTAAAACAATTATAGAAAACAACGACATGCGAAATAAGTTAATAGACTTAGGCTTCAATAATGTTGAGCAATTTGAAGTCAAAAAAATAGCTTCGGAATATTTTAATTTATACAAAAAGATATAA